One stretch of Pseudomonas sp. NC02 DNA includes these proteins:
- the serA gene encoding phosphoglycerate dehydrogenase, with protein sequence MSKTSLDKSKIKFLLLEGVHPSAVEVLKAAGYTSIEYITSSLPEAQLKEKIADAHFIGIRSRTQLTEEIFDHAKKLVAVGCFCIGTNQVDLNAARERGIAVFNAPYSNTRSVAELVLAEAILLLRGIPEKNASCHRGGWIKSAANSFEIRGKKLGIVGYGSIGTQLSVLAEGLGMQVFFYDTLTKLPLGNATQVSSLTELLGMSDIVTLHVPETAETQWMIGEKEIRAIKKGGILINAARGTVVELDALADAIKDKHLIGAAIDVFPVEPRSNDDIFESPLRGLDNVILTPHIGGSTAEAQANIGLEVSEKLVKYSDNGTSVSSVNFPEVALPAHPGKHRLLHIHQNIPGVMMEINKVFAENGINISGQFLQTNEKVGYVVIDVDAEYSDLAQEKLQHINGTIRSRVLF encoded by the coding sequence TCGGCCGTCGAAGTCCTGAAGGCCGCCGGGTACACCAGCATTGAGTACATCACCAGTTCTCTGCCGGAAGCCCAGCTCAAGGAAAAGATCGCCGACGCGCACTTTATCGGCATTCGCTCCCGCACTCAGCTGACCGAAGAGATCTTCGATCACGCCAAGAAGTTGGTAGCTGTCGGCTGTTTCTGCATCGGCACCAACCAGGTCGACCTCAACGCAGCGCGCGAGCGCGGCATCGCGGTGTTCAACGCACCGTACTCCAACACCCGCTCCGTTGCTGAGCTGGTATTGGCCGAGGCGATCCTGTTGCTGCGCGGTATTCCCGAGAAGAACGCTTCCTGCCACCGTGGCGGCTGGATCAAGAGCGCAGCCAACTCCTTCGAAATCCGCGGCAAGAAGCTGGGTATCGTCGGTTACGGTTCGATCGGTACTCAACTGTCGGTATTGGCCGAAGGCCTGGGCATGCAGGTGTTCTTCTACGACACCCTGACCAAGCTGCCATTGGGTAACGCCACCCAGGTGTCGAGCCTGACCGAGCTGCTGGGCATGTCCGACATCGTGACCCTGCACGTACCGGAAACCGCTGAAACCCAGTGGATGATCGGCGAGAAGGAAATCCGCGCCATCAAGAAGGGCGGGATCCTGATCAACGCTGCACGCGGCACCGTGGTCGAGCTGGACGCCCTGGCCGACGCGATCAAGGACAAGCACCTGATCGGCGCCGCCATCGACGTGTTCCCGGTAGAGCCGCGCTCTAACGACGACATCTTCGAAAGCCCGCTGCGTGGCCTGGACAACGTGATCCTTACCCCGCACATCGGCGGTTCCACCGCTGAAGCCCAAGCCAACATCGGCCTGGAAGTGTCGGAGAAACTGGTCAAGTACAGCGACAACGGTACGTCGGTGTCCTCGGTCAACTTCCCGGAAGTGGCTCTGCCGGCGCACCCTGGCAAGCACCGTCTGCTGCACATCCACCAGAACATCCCTGGCGTGATGATGGAGATCAACAAGGTCTTCGCGGAAAACGGCATCAACATTTCCGGTCAGTTCCTGCAGACCAACGAGAAAGTCGGCTACGTGGTTATCGACGTAGACGCCGAGTATTCGGACCTGGCGCAAGAGAAGCTGCAGCACATCAACGGCACTATCCGTAGCCGCGTGTTGTTCTAA
- a CDS encoding DUF4399 domain-containing protein produces the protein MKAFLTRATLASLLLGASMLATAADGIPRSAPPEGAKVFIVSPKDGATVDKTFTVKFGMEGLKLAPATSQDPGTGHHHLLIDQKELPDASVPIPATDTVIHYGKAQTETELTLTPGKHTLQLVAGDKLHMQFNPTVASKVITVNVK, from the coding sequence ATGAAAGCCTTTTTGACCCGTGCAACCCTGGCCAGCCTATTGCTGGGCGCTTCGATGCTGGCGACCGCTGCTGATGGCATCCCGCGCAGCGCTCCACCAGAAGGTGCCAAAGTGTTCATCGTGTCGCCAAAAGATGGCGCCACCGTCGATAAAACCTTCACCGTGAAATTCGGCATGGAAGGCCTGAAACTGGCTCCGGCCACCAGTCAGGATCCGGGCACCGGCCACCACCACCTGCTGATCGACCAGAAAGAATTGCCGGATGCCAGCGTGCCGATCCCGGCCACCGATACCGTGATCCACTACGGCAAGGCACAGACCGAAACCGAGCTGACCCTCACCCCAGGCAAGCACACGCTGCAACTGGTAGCCGGCGACAAACTGCACATGCAGTTCAACCCGACTGTAGCCTCGAAAGTCATCACGGTTAACGTCAAGTAA